A genomic segment from Nicotiana tabacum cultivar K326 chromosome 9, ASM71507v2, whole genome shotgun sequence encodes:
- the LOC107792574 gene encoding peroxidase N-like, whose product MKKSCNFLFYSQVLILLILFVAVNSQLTTDFYSKTCPNVLKVVRKEVQNAIKNEMRMAASLLRLHFHDCFVSGCDASVLLDGNSTTSEKFTPANLNSARGFEVIDNIKTAVENACGGVVSCADILAIAARDSVLLSGGPFWKVLLGRRDGLAANISGSNTALPAPFDPLNTIISKFEAVGLNVTDVVSLSGAHTIGLAKCATFDNRLRNFSGTGAPDTTLDTTLVSELQNLCPLTSDGNNTAPLDRNSTDLFDNHYFKNLINGRGLLESDQVLFSSDDAIQTTKTLVETYSNSSQFFFSDFVNSMIKMGNISPLVGSDGEIRKNCRVVNSNN is encoded by the exons ATGAAGAAATCTTGCAACTTTCTTTTCTATTCTCAAGTTTTAATTCTCTTGATCTTGTTTGTAGCTGTGAATTCTCAGCTAACAACTGATTTCTACTCTAAAACATGTCCAAATGTCCTTAAGGTTGTACgtaaagaagttcagaatgcaaTCAAGAATGAAATGAGAATGGCTGCTTCTTTGCTTCGTCTTCATTTCCACGATTGCTTCGTCAGT GGTTgtgatgcatcagtattattggATGGAAATAGTACGACAAGTGAGAAGTTCACACCAGCCAACTTGAACTCAGCAAGAGGTTTTGAAGTCATAGACAATATTAAAACTGCTGTCGAAAATGCATGCGGTGGAGTTGTTTCTTGTGCAGATATATTAGCTATTGCTGCAAGAGATTCAGTTCTACTG AGTGGAGGGCCATTTTGGAAGGTGTTATTAGGGAGAAGAGATGGATTAGCTGCTAATATTTCTGGATCAAATACTGCACTTCCAGCACCATTTGACCCTCTCAATACAATCATTTCCAAGTTCGAAGCTGTTGGATTAAATGTAACAGATGTTGTGAGCCTATCAG GTGCTCATACAATTGGATTAGCAAAGTGTGCAACCTTTGACAACAGATTAAGAAATTTCAGTGGCACAGGTGCACCAGACACAACTCTAGACACAACTTTAGTGAGTGAACTGCAAAATTTGTGTCCATTGACAAGTGATGGAAACAACACAGCCCCTCTTGATAGGAATTCCACAGACTTATTTGACAATCATTATTTCAAGAATTTAATCAATGGAAGAGGTCTTCTTGAATCAGATCAAGTCTTGTTCTCTAGTGATGATGCTATACAAACAACTAAAACATTAGTTGAAACTTATAGTAATAGCTCTCAGTTTTTCTTTAGTGACTTTGTTAATTCTATGATTAAGATGGGAAATATTAGCCCTCTAGTTGGATCAGATGGTGAAATAAGAAAGAATTGTAGGGTCGTTAATTCGAATAATTAG